Below is a window of bacterium DNA.
CCCTTACAAAAGACGAACCCATTAAAGCAAGCTTGACAAGGCACTAGATCGGCTTTCATGTTTGGGGATAGGCCCTAAGAGCTAAGAGCTGAGGGTTTGCCAGGTGAACAAAATCCTTATTATCCAAACGGCCTTCTTGGGTGATGTGGTCCTGACTACTCCTCTGATTAGAGCCTGTTACGAGGGGCTAAACAAACCCGAGATTGGCCTCATTACTACACCTCAAGGCAGGCAGGTCCTTAAAGAGAATCCTTGCTTGGCAGAGATGATCCCTTACGATAAAAAAGGCTCCATGAAAGGCCTGGGGGGTTTCTTAAAGATAGTCGGACAGATTCGTAAGAGGGGATTCGATCTGGCTGTGATTCCCCATCGCTCTCTTCGAAGCGCCTCCTTGGCCTTTCTGGGTAATATCAAGCGAAGGATCGGCTTTGATACCAGCGCGGGAAGATTCCTCCTGACAGAAAAAGTGGTTTATCATAAGGGCCTGCATGAGGTAAAAAGAAACCTGGAATTTACCAGAGCCTTAGGAATATCTGAAGGTGAATGGCGGCCTGAAGTCTTTGTCAGCGAGCAGTCAGAAGAAAAGGCGGATCAGTTCTTCTCTCAGGAAAGATTGAACCGGGCTGAGTTAATTATTGGCCTTAACCCCGGGTCTATCTGGGTGACTAAAAGATGGATGCCGGAGGGTTTTGCCCGGGTAGGGGATATGCTGGCGGAGAAAGCCGGGGCACAGATCATTCTCTTTGGAGGAAAAGAGGACATTGCCTTAGTCAATCAAATAGCCGCAAGTATGAAAAACAAGCCTATTATGGCGGCCGGAAAGACGACCTTATCCGAATTAGCTTCTTTCTTCAAGAGATGTCATTTATTCATCACCAACGATTCCGGGCCAATGCACATTGCGGCGGCTGTTTCCGCGCCGGTGGTGGCTATCTTTGGGCCAACCACCCCTTCCCTGGGGTTTGCTCCTTATAGTCCTCATTCTGTGGTAGTAGAAATAGAGCACTTATCCTGCCGGCCATGTGGTCTTCACGGCGGCAAACAATGTCCTAATAAGAGCTTCGTCTGCATGCAGGAAATAACGCCGGCCCAGGTCATATCCGCCGCTGAGAAGCTCCTAAGACTTTCTCCTGGCGCGGCCTTCTGCCATAATCGGGAAATTACCTTCGGTGACTTCGTGAATACAAACCA
It encodes the following:
- the waaF gene encoding lipopolysaccharide heptosyltransferase II; translated protein: MNKILIIQTAFLGDVVLTTPLIRACYEGLNKPEIGLITTPQGRQVLKENPCLAEMIPYDKKGSMKGLGGFLKIVGQIRKRGFDLAVIPHRSLRSASLAFLGNIKRRIGFDTSAGRFLLTEKVVYHKGLHEVKRNLEFTRALGISEGEWRPEVFVSEQSEEKADQFFSQERLNRAELIIGLNPGSIWVTKRWMPEGFARVGDMLAEKAGAQIILFGGKEDIALVNQIAASMKNKPIMAAGKTTLSELASFFKRCHLFITNDSGPMHIAAAVSAPVVAIFGPTTPSLGFAPYSPHSVVVEIEHLSCRPCGLHGGKQCPNKSFVCMQEITPAQVISAAEKLLRLSPGAAFCHNREITFGDFVNTNHYLQF